The sequence below is a genomic window from Parcubacteria group bacterium.
TATTTTTTTTACTGGAAAAAAAAATAGATTGATAAAAAATTAGGCTCAATAACAATATGTTTGGACTAGGTATCCCCGAAATAACAATAATTTTAATCGCGGCGGTGATTTTCTTTTTTGGCGGGGAAAAACTATCGGAATTGGCGAGGGCGTTGGGCCGGTTTACCGGAGAATTTAAAAAAGGCAAAGCGGAAATGGAAAAAGAAATAAAAAAAGTCGAAAAAGAATTTAAATCTGATAAAAAATCGTAGTAAACGAGGATGGATCCCGTTAGAGATTCAGGCCTTGTTTAGATCTGACGGGTATCATAAATTATCAAAACATGTTAAATCACGTATTAGACTTAATAACGGAAACGAAAGTTTCCTATCTCTAACGGGATGGATGAAAATAGAAGAAAATTCCTTAAAATAATACTGATTGGCGGCGGGGCTATTTTAGCGGAGAAGGTTTTAACTCCTCTGTTTTCGTTTCTAAATGATTCATCCGCCAAAACCGGTTTGCTTAATAAAACCAGTTTTGGGAATTTTAAAATTGTGGAAAATAAAGAAAAACTGTCTATTCGCGACAGTTCGGGAGAAGAAATATTTCAAATTGATGATGAGGCGTAAAATTTCATTACAATAAATCAATGGTCCCGTTAGAAATTTATAAAATATAACCTGCCGGGACTATAAATCAGTAATTATTTTTGATAAATTATAATAAATTAAACATAGATTTCTAACAGGATGGCAGAAAA
It includes:
- a CDS encoding twin-arginine translocase TatA/TatE family subunit: MFGLGIPEITIILIAAVIFFFGGEKLSELARALGRFTGEFKKGKAEMEKEIKKVEKEFKSDKKS